A region of the Mugil cephalus isolate CIBA_MC_2020 chromosome 23, CIBA_Mcephalus_1.1, whole genome shotgun sequence genome:
CACAGACTTACacagtattgttttattttttgtctaatCTGCTACACAGAAGGTGAGAAATGATGAATACTGTTTCTGTTGAAACACTACAGAGCAAATAAAGAGACTTCTTACCAGCCGGAACAGACTACTTCCTGAATttttcagctctgctgctggtAGTAAATAACATCCATTCTGCACATGTTTGCCccatgtggggtaaacatcacGTGGCGAGTTTCCAGGAAGCGCAGAAACGTAAAAAGGCAGTAAATCTATACGTTGCTCAAACAAGTCTGATAAGATTAAAGAAGCCTGTGGGTGAAAAGGTTGAAAACGCGGCTTTGTCGATGCTAATAACGTTCAAATTAGACATGTTCACCTTTTATTGCATATGTCATTAAAATCAATTTAACAACCATGTTGATACTGAAACAACCTCCTAAAAGAAATGCtgaacatttaagaaaaaataaattaatataaaaatgtctgaccGGAGGAAGGAAGATGAATTTGTCTGCGCGTGCACCATCTGTGCCAATCGCTGAATCATTTATTAGATGCCGCAAATGTGTCCTGCTGAGAAGATGCCGCTGGTGATGACGGTGTAAATGAGCGCTGCGGGGTGGAGCCTCCTGGCCGAGCCGCCCAGGGGAGAGGTGACGGAGAAGGTGGCGCTGCTCTCGTTCCTCGGCACCAGCACGTTGCAGATGTTGCCCTCGCAGCAGGACGAGCACACCTGAGGGGgtaggagggaggagggggcagaCGTTAGGGAAGGAAATGATTGGGAGCTGGAAGCTGCAGCTCGACACCGACCTGGTGGCCCTCGTGAGCGACCCGAGCGCAGCCGGTGAACTGACAGTCGGTGAGGGTGGCGCAGCGCTTGCTGACGGACACGCTGTCCCCGCCGTTGTCCATCATGTGGAGCGTGTAGCAGTATCTGGTCTCTGGAAGACATGGTAATGGATTTATAAAAAATGAACCACGCCATTATCCATTGCAGCACTCTGAGGTCTATGCACTGTTTCAAAGTCTTCTAGATGCTTCTGCTTtgtctgcagtgtttgtgttagcTAGCCGTGTTGTACCCTTTGGACAGTAGACGTCTGGGGCCCAGCGGTTGCACTCGTAGTTATCTGCAGCGTCCTGACACGTGAAGCACTTGAAGCCGCCGGGGTGAGGCGTGGCTGTGGAGGAGACACGGATATGTCGTTTCACTGGTCTGACATcatcttctgcttccatttatccctttactaaaatatgttggattcatgttcatgtgtatttagagaaatttaaatttgtgggggaaaatacataaaaaatgtctaatcaaccaaagattttgcgactcccctgcagtacctccacgcaCCACATGGGGGCTGCGGacgccctgttgaagacctatgcatattcattaatacacaggactaGATGTCACAATCCTTTGTGCCATAATCTGAGGCAAAATTCCTTTAGAAGCCAGTCCaaccgaccagcagaccagcagtcagctactaactagcctagccagcagcgactacactccaaccaaacatctctcccttctgccaatatcagaaataagacaccagctacatagcctAGCCTAGAGAGGTGGTGgcacatgcgactacacttcaaccaacaccgctcccttctgctaggatcagaaatagAACACTaccaccagctaattagcctagccacggaagtaaaacactggaaaacaccagctaattagcctcgCCACCAGCATTTgataagaaatgatgggacctAATGCttcattttgcttcatttactTGTACAACGGTGATAGCGTGGTCTTACTGGAGGGATGCAGCAGGATGATGTCCTCCATGGTGAAGTCCCGCGTCTGGACAGTTTTAAACCAGTCGGCGATGGTGGTCAGCAGCAGGACCCAGGCCACCGTTGGCCAGGCCTCCATCATCCGCCCCACGTATCTTCATGCACTTCAGACACTGATGAAATGAGATGATTTAGATCTTTCTCATTAGATCTGTGCATTGATATGAAATTACCAAAAGGCTAAAACGGGATGGTAACAGAAGGATTCAGTCCATGAAGGtgatcagctgctcctctcGCCTGCTGTGAGTCTGCTTCATTAATTAAATGTCAAAGGAACCCTGAGAGTCGAGCTCCGAGCTTCAATTCTCAGCACCCGTCCATGGATATGAAAAATAGCTGATATTTTGATATGCCTTGAAGCTGAATTTCACACAATAAGGACATCTATTACAACCATTAACCATGTCACTTTTAACATGAGgagtgttttaattaaagcccCAGATGCCCTCTGGGGACTTAGACATTCATATTGATTCACTCACAGTCTCTAGTCTTCTTTCTAGTCATTTTTAAACAATGCGAATTGTaagcaggattttttttattattattatttcttatgtTGTAGTTCATAGCTGCTTTGCACTCCAAATTTGAATAATTTTCACCTTTTTGCAAGAAAATAGTATCATCATCataagcattttttaaaatctacctttaaatagtaataaaaaatgttaacttTTAAGCAAAAACATTATTTCCAACCTTATTAGAGACGACTGGGAACAGATTCGAGTAATGAAACAACCAAGACTGCTCTGAAAAGCCACCTGACATTAgtttcatggaaaatatttcaggtttttgtgatcaaactggcatttaaaggcaAAAAATCTCCTCTGAGCATCTATGTCATGCCTCTGAATATTTCCCCTTCTCTGCGCTCTGTGTTTATGCAGTGGGAAACTATTTGTTAGTTTAGATTCAGTGACACGAACCACACTCTGCATCAATTAATCAGCTACCGTCTCCATCACTATTAAACAACTCGCATTAAAAATTAgttgtgttacagtgttttttttctgcgttttttgttttagttatttcttGTCCAGGCTTCATTGCCTGAAATAAATCATAAGAATTTCGCAGGCTGAAAACCCTCCCAACGAACACTGTTCTCGGATTCACCGAGACGTCAGTCAATGAATTAACCACCAGATGACCTGCTTTTTCCTCCTGAATTGAGATCAGCACGTCAGTGTGAGATCGGCAGGCTCTCACTTCGGATGCTTCTGACACTGTTTCGCGTTTCGTCCCCGGGCGCTGTGCAGGCGGCGCGGTAGTAAatgcttgttttctttgcattatGCATGCTCCAGTAAAATGCATCAAGATCCCTGCGCACTACACGCAAACAGTCGCACACTCTTATGCTTTGCATCAAAAGCATATTGGGAATTTCTTGGTTATATGTGatattaagttaaatatttgcTTAATATTTAAGCAAAACTAGATTCTCGTGTTAGATGTGCAGGTTTACTGTGGCCCTACTTACCATGcacctgtttttgtgtgtttttaaaataattaaagccTCTCCTCTCGATTTTCCTTTTCAGCATGTGAGAAaccaaccaacacacacacaaaaaagcttgTGCCATAATAGCATTAGCGTACGGTTAGCTTCCACCACAAAAGCGGGGTTAAGATGTGGACACCGGACTTAATGATTATTTGAAAGGCTCCCAGAGAGTCTCCCAGTCCATGCACTTGAATTCATCAAGCTCTTCAGAGCACTTGCACTACTGTAGAGTTCATAATGATATGCTGTACGCTGAAAGGAGAACTCGAGATTAGGTCTCCGACTTTGAGCTGTGTGATGAATGCCAGGCCTCGAACCGCAGTAAAATTTGGTTCGAGTctaaggagaagaagaagaagaaggagagggcAGGATTAGGTACAATGGCTCCCTGTTACAACTGGAGGGGGATGGAGAGGGTTTGTATCACTCGGGGTTCACTCAGCACCGACCAACTCCTCCGGGTCCTGGGTGAAAGAAGGCTGAAAGAATCTGAAGGAGAGCAGGTTTTAAAAGTGTCGGCCTCCCTTCACAGCGGGCGATAAAGTTTGCAGATTTTGTAAAAAGTCGCATCAATCAACTGCTGCTGATAATCGCACTGTAAGTCCAAGTGTATGAATCAGCCATCGTTAGGTCAGAGGTTAAGTTGTAAAAATGTCAGTTcacaaatacattatttatgACTGAAAACCACGCATGACCCCCAAAGCTTGTAAATCCTAGTAAAACCCTCTATCCAGTACTGATACTCTGTCATTGCATCATTAACTTcatgctttgtgtgtttctttctctgcagaaaAAGTTGAATTTGTAACAGAACTCTGTTCAATGTGCAGAAATGTacagatcaggggtcttcagtgtttttcaggccaaggacctactattacctactatatgtattctataataaactagtgctatttataaatatacattattattatcattttatgttcaatattaagctattcattatccctttactaaaatatgttggattcatgttaaatgtatggaaagaaatttaattttgtgggggaaaatttttaaaaatgtataaaaaaatgtctaatcaaccaaagattttgcgacccctccccTTGC
Encoded here:
- the lypd6 gene encoding ly6/PLAUR domain-containing protein 6, producing the protein MMEAWPTVAWVLLLTTIADWFKTVQTRDFTMEDIILLHPSTTPHPGGFKCFTCQDAADNYECNRWAPDVYCPKETRYCYTLHMMDNGGDSVSVSKRCATLTDCQFTGCARVAHEGHQVCSSCCEGNICNVLVPRNESSATFSVTSPLGGSARRLHPAALIYTVITSGIFSAGHICGI